The nucleotide sequence AGGTCCTCTTGAAACTGTCTCCATGGACAAATACGGAGCCCTCACTCTGCAGTGTGCCAAGAGCATCACGGAGCTGCGTAAAACAAAATCCAGGAATGTATTAGCATGTATATATGTCAGGCCACCAAATCAGGCGAGTAGAAAGGAAACTTGACTTGTCACTTACATCATGCTGATGAACTTCCATGGAGCTCTGTTTCCTCACTTCTTCCAGCAACTGTGCGGTGATCAGGAACAACACTTGGATCAGGACAAGGGGCAAATAGCTATGGTATCAGGGCACACAACATGAACTGAAAGGTAAGGCTTCTTTACCTCAGCCATACGCATCGAGGGCCCTCCAAGCTGCATTTTCTCCATGACAAGGTCTCGGATAGCCGCAACAAGATTGTCATGTCTCTGCCTTTCACTTGCGGATACCCCAGTCATGATTAGATCCATATCAATCGTCCCTTTTGTGAtcaaaagatatatatatatatacatatatcaggACTGCAAATTAGTGAAATAAGAAGAACAAATGTATGACAAGGTAAAGCAGGTCTAACTGACCTGTTGCATGATCGGTTGCAGATTGCTGCATGGCGACTTCAAGAAGCCTGAAGGCTTCTGTTACATCTAGCACTCCAACCTACCCATCCACAAGGTCAAAAATTTCAGCCTCCAAGACAAAACATAATGAAGATAGTATGAAGCTGAACATCAGTAAACAAACACAAACAACAACAGAGGCTTTCAAGCCCCAAACAAGCTGATCATTAGTAAGTATACAAAGTCAGTAAATAATTTATTACCACTTCCGAAAAACGCATTCGCGCCAGTGCTTCACTAAGACGAATCAAGCTCTCAATTTGCCTAGCTGTTGCTGTGATGACCTGCCCACCAGTTGGAAAATCAGCAATGGCTTATTATAATTAAAAGCATATGAGCAAGGCAATACAACTAGAATACCTTCTTTCTGCTACCAGGATTGTTCCCCCTTTGCCTCATTGCAACGTAGCCACGGGTCAATTCTTCTGCAGCTTCATCAGATAACTTTGGCTGAATGTACTTCCTTGCATAGCTGATGTACGCAACTAACGTGGGCAAATCCAAGACCTGGTGCTCAACTACCTGCACAGCAGCATGAATAACTAATAAGGAACTGGATGATCCTAGGACAGTGTTATAATTTGTTAAATTCTTGTACTTTTATCAATCTTTGTCAAACGGAGCAGTTTGGTGAAAGCTTCACATATAAAATCTGGGACTTACTTCTGGATTCTCAAAATGCAATGAAACAATATGCTTAGCCAGGCGTCTATCAGTTTGTTCGTCTGCCTTGTCCAAGATCAGGTAAATCAAGTCAAACCTGCACAAGAAATACATGACTACGGTTACAGTACTTCTAATTATTTGTCCATGTTACAGTACTTAAAGTTCTAATTGTTTGTCCACTTTACATTGCATGAAGCCATACAACTTACCTTGACAGCAGTGTTGGAGGAAGGTGGATATTGTCAATCACAGAAAGCCTTGGATTGTAACGTGATTCAGATGGATTTGCACAGGCTAGGACAGATGTCCTAGCATTCAAAGATGCAATAATTCCAGCCTTTGCAATGGATACAGTCTGCTGCTCCATCACCTGCATATTTAAGAAACATATTTCGGTAAACATATATTCAATGCAAATTTGGAGAGGACAGTTCAGCGAAAGGGCAAACCTCATGCAGCATGCTTCGGGCATTATCAGACATCTTATCAAACTCATCAATACAGCAAACACCTTTGTCACTCAAAACAAGTGCTCCACTCTCAAGAACCTAAGATGCACCATGCTGGTTATTAAAGATGCAAGTACATAAGATTTATTATGAAATGAAAGGAATCATGGTCAACTTACAGTTTCACCAGTTTCAGGGTCCTTAGCAACATAAGCAGTAAGGCCAACTGCCGAACTGCCTCTTCCACTTGTGTAAATACCACGAGGAGACAGTTTATGCATGTACTGGAGAAGCTGGGATTTGCTCGTTCCAGGATCACCAACAAGCAAAATATTGATGTCACCTCTGAAGTTAGCTCCAGAAGGAAGCCTCAAAGCATTGCCACCAAAAAGCTAAGCAGTACATAGTATTTAACTATTAGCTTGCGAGATAAACTTCTGAAGGGAAAGATAACATTGCATGAACATACCTGGCAAAGCAGGCCCCTCTTAACATCATCCAGTTCCCATATGTTTGGAGCCAGTGATCTAGTCAATCTATCATAGATGTCAGGCAACTTTGAAAGCTCTTTTAATTTATCTATCTGCGATCAGAAAAGAAGAGAGTATTAATAAGATTTCCATAAAGTCCAATCCAAAATATACAAGGACATTGGGACAGACCTTATCTGTGACATGGCCATCTTCAGAAGACTTGCTAGCATTGGTGTTATCAGTATCCATAGAGTCCTCAATATGAAGCCTGGACTTGTCTGTCTTCTTTATGTGAAGGCAATCAATGTATGTCTGATCAAAGAAGGAAATTATTGACAATATGTCAGCACAATTTAAAGCGTTTTCAGAAGAGAAAATCATATATAACAAATAGGATAACACTCAATCTCATATCATCTACCTTGAATATTGACTTCACTGTCCTCTGACTTGGCCCGATCCTGATACTCATGGCCCTATATATCCCAGTGATCTATCAAAGGTGCAAAGGCAAAATTAACACTTCCCAACAAACCCACAAGCAAAGATATTATTCAATGCAAACAAAGTTATACTCCTAACCTCAACCCTATCTCCAGGCTTTCCAGCATCAACAAGCTTATCATGCATCAAAACACTGACTGTATGAGGAGTGCCACCTTCTGGTATCTCATCTGGTGTTTCCTGCAACTTTATGATTTGCTTGTCCGCAAATCTAGTTATGAACAATATATTCCATCAAATAGTCAGGATACTGAATCAGTAAAGCATGGTAACACAACAAAAGAGACTGAATAGAGAATATAGCTACCTGCATCGGTTATGCACTAGAGTCATAGAGTTTGAGGCTTTACATTGTTCTTTCTGACATATGTGTGGCTCAGTTACTCTCCCTAAAAAGGTAGAATATTGAACATTAGTTTCATGATGTAAGAATATAAATAGATGGAACATCAATCACCATATGATTTGATTTGTAACTAGTACTTTCccttaactctgaaaaggttaggGCAGGGACATGAGGTGCTATTTTACCAAGTACTTCGAGAGAAAATGGAAATTAGCTGACAGTTAAATTGGAGTCTGATCAAAAATAGATTAAGAcaagggacaatcataatcatgaCAGGTATATATTACACAATAATATGTCAGCATCTGATGAGCAGTAAACAAAATCACAAGAAAAATTTGAACACAAATCAGCATTGTGTGAAACAACTGTCATACCTCTGTCAACCATGACAGGTTCTGAGTAGAAGCCGCAAACAAGGCAGCGGAACACAGCCTCCTTGAGCTCTGGTATGACTGAGCTGCATCGAATTATCATACCCTTGATTGACACCATCTTCTCAATATCTGCAACGAAAACAAATAGCACATCCGGTTAAACAATGGGCGGGCACATAATGTTGGAACATCAACGGTCTGGGCACTGGGCACAGGTAATCACCTGACGGATTCAGATTCCTCAAGCAAATGGATGACTTGAGGTTGTAGATCCTGGTCTGAATGTGCTTCTCAAACAGCGGCTCCATACGCGCCACCAGGTCCATAAGGACGATGTCGAAGATGGCAAGCACTTCGAGCGGGTAGCGTACCATCTTGCCGTATAGGTCGGGATCGTGGTCGAAGACGTCGTGTGCGTCCACATCGAGCGACTCGCCACCCTCGAGCTCGAGGATGCGGTGGATGGCGCGCATGTACTTGCCCTCGTCCATGACAGGGTCGACGCGGCCGGCGTCGCGGGGGTCCCGGAAGTGGCGCAGAAACCGCAGAATGGCAGCGTTCACGTCCTGCACGCTGATATTGGTGCCCCAGACGAAGACCGGGGTGGCATcggcgccgacgccgccgccgtcggtcTCGGGCGTGTCCTCCTCCCCGGCTTCGGAGGACAGCGGGACGTCGTCGGTGGACATGGGAGTGGACGGAGTTGGCGGAAACCGTCCGGTCCAGTTTTGGCGCTGCCGGGCTGCGCCAGCACCGGACGGAGTGCGGCGGCccggtggcggcggagtctcgaACCCGCCGAGGGAGGGAGACGAGGtggggccgcggcggaggcggccgccgGCGCGGCGAGCGGACTGGGGAGGGGATGAGTTGGTGGCCGGGAGCGGGCTCGACGGGCGGAC is from Triticum aestivum cultivar Chinese Spring chromosome 3A, IWGSC CS RefSeq v2.1, whole genome shotgun sequence and encodes:
- the LOC123061267 gene encoding DNA replication licensing factor MCM4 codes for the protein MASNGGGNSNSPYSASSPDVRPSSPLPATNSSPPQSARRAGGRLRRGPTSSPSLGGFETPPPPGRRTPSGAGAARQRQNWTGRFPPTPSTPMSTDDVPLSSEAGEEDTPETDGGGVGADATPVFVWGTNISVQDVNAAILRFLRHFRDPRDAGRVDPVMDEGKYMRAIHRILELEGGESLDVDAHDVFDHDPDLYGKMVRYPLEVLAIFDIVLMDLVARMEPLFEKHIQTRIYNLKSSICLRNLNPSDIEKMVSIKGMIIRCSSVIPELKEAVFRCLVCGFYSEPVMVDRGRVTEPHICQKEQCKASNSMTLVHNRCRFADKQIIKLQETPDEIPEGGTPHTVSVLMHDKLVDAGKPGDRVEITGIYRAMSIRIGPSQRTVKSIFKTYIDCLHIKKTDKSRLHIEDSMDTDNTNASKSSEDGHVTDKIDKLKELSKLPDIYDRLTRSLAPNIWELDDVKRGLLCQLFGGNALRLPSGANFRGDINILLVGDPGTSKSQLLQYMHKLSPRGIYTSGRGSSAVGLTAYVAKDPETGETVLESGALVLSDKGVCCIDEFDKMSDNARSMLHEVMEQQTVSIAKAGIIASLNARTSVLACANPSESRYNPRLSVIDNIHLPPTLLSRFDLIYLILDKADEQTDRRLAKHIVSLHFENPEVVEHQVLDLPTLVAYISYARKYIQPKLSDEAAEELTRGYVAMRQRGNNPGSRKKVITATARQIESLIRLSEALARMRFSEVVGVLDVTEAFRLLEVAMQQSATDHATGTIDMDLIMTGVSASERQRHDNLVAAIRDLVMEKMQLGGPSMRMAELLEEVRKQSSMEVHQHDLRDALGTLQSEGSVFVHGDSFKRT